GATTATAGAACCAGCACAATGTAGTTTTGAGTATCTTGGTTCTTTTAGATTAAACACCGATAAAATGTGGGAAAAAATAGACTAAAATTTATCCTGCAAGGTTTCAAAAACCTTGTAGGTATTCAAAAATCAAGACAAATTTGGGAATCATAAAAGTAAACAACATCAAACTCTACGCTTTTCACGGTTGTTTAGATGAAGAAGCAAAAATAGGTTCAGAATACAGAGTGGATGTAGAAGTAAAAGCAGATTTAAAAAAATCAGCAAAAACAGATGAACTTTCTGATACTGTAGATTATGTACATTTAAATCATATTGTAAAAGAAGAAATGGCAATCCGTTCTAAATTACTAGAAGAAGTTGCGCAACGTATTTTAAATCGATTTTTTAAAGAATTAAAAATGATTCAAAAAGCAACGGTTTCTGTATCAAAAATAAACCCTCCAATAGGTGGAAATGTAGAAGAAGTTGTTATTATTTTATCAAAAAAACGATAAGTATAAAAAATGCTTGTAGTAATTGTAAATTTATGTAAATTTGCAATCCTTAATTTAGATTCCTGTTTTTACAGGAAAGACATTTTAAGGTTTCGAAGTAAAAAAAACTTCGAGATAATTTTTTTGGTGTCTTGGCCGAGTGGCTAGGCAATGGTTTGCAAAACCATGTACAGCGGTTCGAATCCGCTAGACACCTCCAAAAAAACCTTGATAATTTTATCAAGGTTTTTTTATGCAATATTTTTTAGAAAATAAACAAAATCAAATTTTTATCAAACAAGTTAAAAAATAAACCTTTTGAACAAATAAATACTATAACAATCCAATAACTTGCAGTCGTTAAGAGGTAGTAAAATATCAGAATAAAAATACTAATCACTAATTAAAAAATATATTGATGAAAACAAATATTGGAATATCAGAAAAAAACAGAAAAGAAGTATCAGACATATTAGGAAAATTATTAGCAGATGAATTTGTGTTATACACAAAAACATTAAGAGCTCACTGGAATTTAGAAGGACATGATTTCCACACAAAACATGTGTTTTTTGAGGAACATTATGATGCAATCAAAATTTTTACGGATAGTGTTGCAGAAAGAATTAGAAAAATTGGTCATTATTCGCCAGGAACTCTAAAAGAATTTTTAGATTTAACTAATTTATCTGAAAAATACGATGGAGATAATACAAGTCACGATTACACAGTAGCTTTGTTAAAAGATCATGATACAATTATTCAATATATTAGAGAAAACTTATCGAAAGTTGGTGAAGATTGTAAAGATGTCGGTTCAGAAGATTTCTTAACAGGATTAATGCAAGAGCATGAAGAAATGGCTTGGATGTTAAGAGCAACTGTTGCTAAATAATCAGTATAAAAATATATTTAAAAAGCTAAACTCTATTTTGAGTTTAGCTTTTTTTTTGCTAAAATTATTTTTTAACGATTGACTTATCAAATTCTAATTAAAAAGTTACGAATTCTAATTCTTCTGATTTTTCCATACTTAATTCACTATTTTTGAGTTGTGCTTATAAACTTCACAACTATGAAAACCAAAAATCTACTTTTTACACTTGCTATTATTTTATTGATTTTTTCCTGTAAAGATCAAGAAATTAAAACAGATAACATTTATAAGTTCAAAGAATATATCAGTTATACAACTTCTGGAGTTGTTTCAAAAACGGCAAACATCAATATAAATTTAAGCAAAGAAGTTATTGATTGGGAAGCAAATCAAGAAATTTCTAACGATATTTTATCTATAGAACCTTTTGTGGAAGGAAGTTTAAAAACCTTAAATAATCATGCTTTAACTTTTGTTCCAGATGAAGATTTAGCAACAGATACAGAATATACAGTTACTGTAAAGCTGAATGAAATTTATAAAAATATTGATGAGTCCTTTAAAAATTATACTTTTCAATTTAAAACGATTACACCTAATTTTAATGTCCAAACAAAAACGCTACAATCCTATTCTAAAGAATATCAATATTTAGAAGGTGTTTTAAAATCTGCGGATATCATTACTTTAGAGAATGCAAAACAGTTAGTTGAAGCATCACAAAATAACAATCAAAAAAATGTAGTTTGGAACGAATCTTTTGCAAAAGGAAAGGTTTTTGAGTTTAAAATTGATAGCATTCAACGTTTTGTGGAGGACTCAAAATTAACTATTTCTTGGGATGGAAATGTAATACAAGCTGACAACGAAGGAGAAAATGAAGTTTTAATTCCGGGTAAAAATAATTTTAAAATTGTTGATATAAGTGTCAATAATTTAGGCGAACAATATATTTCTATCAATTTTTCTGATGCGTTAAAAAAGCAACAAAACTTTGATGGTTTAGTAGTGATAAAAGATTTTAATAATCCACGTTTTATTGTGAATGGAAATGAATTAAAAGTATTTTCTGAAGCAAAATTTGAAGGAAATATGTTGGTTTCCGTTTTTGAAGGAATCCAAAATTCAGAGGGTTATAAATTAAAAAATGCCTTTTCTGAAACCATTACTTTCGAGCAGAAAAAACCCCAAATTAGAGCCATTTCAAACGGAACAATTTTACCGAATTCAAATGATTTGAAATTTAATTTTGAAGCGATTAATGTTAGGGAAGTTGAGGTTAGAATCATTAAAATATTTGAAGATAATGTATTGCAATTTTTGCAGGAAAATAATATCAATAGTAATGATGAGTATCAAATAAAAAAAGTTGGAAGAAGCGTTGCTAAAAAAACCATCACTTTAATTGATAATGAAAAAAATAACATGCAAAAGTGGAGAGCCTTCAGCGTAGATATTGCTGAGATGGTGAAAACGGAACCTGGAGCTATTTATAGAATTGAGTTGAGTTTTAACAAAAATCAGGTTTTTTACGAGTGTTCAGAAAGTGCTTCATCAACCGAAAAGAGCGATGATTATGAGGATGAATTTTATGAATCAGCATACAATATAAGCGATCTTGAGGAAGATGAAAGAGAAGAATTATATTGGGATAATGAGTTGTATAGTTACAGAAATTACAGTTATAATTGGCGAGAAAGAGAAAATCCTTGTAATGATGCTTATTATAATGAAGACAAAATAGTTGCACAAAATCTGTTAGCTTCCAATTTAGGAATTATCGCAAAAAAAGGAGAAAATAATTCGTATTTCTTTGCAATTACAAATATTTTAAACACAACCTCAATTATTGATGCTACAGTAAAATTGTATAATTTTCAGCAACAAGAAATTGCAAAAGGGACCACAAATTCAGAGGGTTTTGTAACAATCGAATCTACTAAGAATGCTGCATTTGCAATAGCATCTAAAGGAAAAAATAAAGGCTATATAAAACTGTTTGATGGCAATTCTTTGTCACTGAGTAAGTTTGATGTTTCTGGAAGTAAAACTCAAAAAGGCTTAAAAGGGTACATTTATGGAGAACGTGGCGTTTGGAGACCTGGAGATTCATTGCATTTAACTTTTTTGTTGAATGATGCTGATAATAAACTGCCAAAAAATCATCCTGTAAAAATGGAAATTACAGATCCAAGTGGAAAGTTGATGTACAAAAATGTAACAGCTGAAAACTTGAATAATTTCTACAAATTTGAAGTAAAAACCTCACAAGAAGCAAAAACAGGAAATTACTCAGCCAAAGTTTCTGTTGGTGGTGCAAAATTTTATAAGACTTTAAAAATAGAAATGGTGAAACCAAATCGATTAAAAATTAAGATTGATTTTGGTGATGAAATTCTAACTAGCAAAAAACCAATTGAAGGAGTTTTAGATGTAAAATGGCTTTTTGGAACACCTGCAAAAAACTTAAAAGCGGAAGTGAAAGCCAAAATTTCTACGATAAATTATAGTTTTGAAGATTATAAAGAGTATGTTTTTTCAGATCCATCAAGAACTTTTTCATCCGAAGAAATAAACATTTTTGAAGGGAAATTAGATGATAATGGCTTGGCAAAAATCAACAGTAAATTAACGGTTGGCGAAAATGCGCCAGGAATGTTAAATGTTCAGTTTTTAGTGAGAGCTTTCGAAAATGGTGGAGATTTTTCTATGGATGCTTTCACTAAAAAATATGCACCTTTTTCTTCTTTTGTAGGTTTAAAATCTCCTGAAGGCAATAGATATGGTTCTTTTTTTACAGATGAAAACCAGAATTTTGCTGTGATTTCTGTAGATGAAAAAGGAAAACCAACTCCAAATAGAGCCTTAGAAATAGAAGTTTATCAAATAAATTGGCGTTGGTGGTGGAGCTCCTCTGATGATAATTTATCTAAATATTCGTCAAGTAGTTATCATAAATCGTATCAAACTATTAAAGTAAATACGAATGCTAAAGGAAAAGGAACTTTTAAATTGAACATTCCAGAAAGAGATAATGGACGTTTTTTAATTAGAGTTATCGATAAAAAAAGTGGGCATTCCACAGGAAGAACAGCTTATTTTTATAGAAACTGGTGGCGAAATTCAAGTTCTAATGATAAAGATGCTGCAAAAATGTTGGTTTTTTCTGCGGATAAAGAAACGTATGATGTTGGTGAAACAGCAAAAATTACGTTTCCATCAGGAAGTGAAGGAAGAGCACTTATCAGTATAGAAAATGGCACAAAAGTTTTGGACATCAAATGGATTAAAACCACAAAAGGAACCACAACTGCAGAACTTGTGATCACTAAAGAAATGACACCAAATGTGTTTGTAAATATTTCTTTATTTCAACCACACAAAGCTACAGAAAACGATTTACCAATCAGATTATTTGGTATAATTCCGATTTTGGTAGAGGATGCATCCACAAAATTAGAACCTCAAATTAAAATGCCAGAAGAACTGAAACCTGAAAAAGAATTTACGGTAACAGTTTCAGAAAAAAACAACAAATCAATGACCTATACTTTGGCAATTGTGGAAGAAGGTTTGTTAGATTTAACTCGATTTAAAACACCAAATGCCTATGATAATTTTTATGCAAGAGAAGCTTTAGGTGTAAAAACGTGGGATATTTTTGATGATGTAATTGGAGCATATTCAGGAAGTGTAGATCAAGTTTTTGCTATTGGTGGAGATGGAAATTTAGCCAAAGGAAAAAACCAAAAAGCTAACAGATTTAAACCTGTTGTTAAATTTTTAGGACCTTTTCAATTGGAAAAAGGAGCAGAAAAATCTCATAAGATTACATTGCCAAATTATATTGGTTCTGTCAGAACAATGGTGGTTGCAGGTGATGTAAATATGGAAGCTTTTGGAAATGCAGAAAAAGCAGTTGCTGTTAAAAAGCCTTTGATGGTTTTAGCAACGTTGCCAAGAAAATTATCGCCAAAAGAAAAAGTTACGTTGCCAATTACCATTTTTGCGATGGATGAAAAAGTGAAAAACGTACAAATTGAGGTAAAAACATCAAACGGAATTGCAGTTTTAGGAAATAAAACACAAAACATCAATTTTGAAAAGCCAGATGAAAAAATGGTGTATTTTCAGTTGGATGTTTTAAAAGCAAATGGCATCAATACTGTTGAAATTATTGCGACTGGAAATGGCGAAAAATCAACGTATAAAGTGGAGTTAGATGTTGTGAATCCAAACCCAATAACATCCAAAGTTATTGACGCAACTATTGAAGGAAATCAAGTGCAAGATATTGATTTTGAAACTTTTGGTATTGAAGGTACAAATACGGCTATTTTGGAATTATCCACAATTCCGCCAATCAATTTTTCTGGCAGATTAGCATACTTAATTCAATATCCACATGGTTGTGTAGAGCAAACTACATCCAGTGTTTTTCCACAATTATTTTTAACAGATTTGTTCGATTTAAATTCGGATAAAAGTTTAGAAATTCAAAGAAATATAGAAAACGGAATTACACGTTTAGGGAATTTTCAAAAAGCAAACGGAGGTTTGAGTTATTGGATGGGAGAAAGTTATATAAGTGATTGGGGAACAACCTATGCAGGTCATTTTATGTTAGAGGCAGAGAAAAAAGGCTTTGTGTTGCCACTTACGTTTAAGAGTAATTTTATTAAATTTCAAAAAGAAGCTGTTAGAAATTGGAGACCACAATACAATCAAAATTCAAGAGATTTAAATCAAGCTTATGCTTTATATACGTTGGCTTTGGCTGGTAGTCCAGATTTATCTGCCATGAATAGATTACGAGAATTTAAGCAAATTTCTAACGAGGCAAAATGGAGATTAGCTGCAACTTATGCTTTGGTTGGACAAAAAGAAGCTGCTGATGAAATTGTGCAAAAAGCCGATTTAAATTTCGCTGGTTATAATTATTACAACTACGGTTCTGTAACCAGAAATAGAGCGATGGCTTTAGAAACAATGCTAATTACAAATGATAAAAATGCCAAAGATGTATCAAAAAT
The DNA window shown above is from Polaribacter sp. Hel_I_88 and carries:
- the folB gene encoding dihydroneopterin aldolase; its protein translation is MGIIKVNNIKLYAFHGCLDEEAKIGSEYRVDVEVKADLKKSAKTDELSDTVDYVHLNHIVKEEMAIRSKLLEEVAQRILNRFFKELKMIQKATVSVSKINPPIGGNVEEVVIILSKKR
- a CDS encoding alpha-2-macroglobulin; this encodes MKTKNLLFTLAIILLIFSCKDQEIKTDNIYKFKEYISYTTSGVVSKTANININLSKEVIDWEANQEISNDILSIEPFVEGSLKTLNNHALTFVPDEDLATDTEYTVTVKLNEIYKNIDESFKNYTFQFKTITPNFNVQTKTLQSYSKEYQYLEGVLKSADIITLENAKQLVEASQNNNQKNVVWNESFAKGKVFEFKIDSIQRFVEDSKLTISWDGNVIQADNEGENEVLIPGKNNFKIVDISVNNLGEQYISINFSDALKKQQNFDGLVVIKDFNNPRFIVNGNELKVFSEAKFEGNMLVSVFEGIQNSEGYKLKNAFSETITFEQKKPQIRAISNGTILPNSNDLKFNFEAINVREVEVRIIKIFEDNVLQFLQENNINSNDEYQIKKVGRSVAKKTITLIDNEKNNMQKWRAFSVDIAEMVKTEPGAIYRIELSFNKNQVFYECSESASSTEKSDDYEDEFYESAYNISDLEEDEREELYWDNELYSYRNYSYNWRERENPCNDAYYNEDKIVAQNLLASNLGIIAKKGENNSYFFAITNILNTTSIIDATVKLYNFQQQEIAKGTTNSEGFVTIESTKNAAFAIASKGKNKGYIKLFDGNSLSLSKFDVSGSKTQKGLKGYIYGERGVWRPGDSLHLTFLLNDADNKLPKNHPVKMEITDPSGKLMYKNVTAENLNNFYKFEVKTSQEAKTGNYSAKVSVGGAKFYKTLKIEMVKPNRLKIKIDFGDEILTSKKPIEGVLDVKWLFGTPAKNLKAEVKAKISTINYSFEDYKEYVFSDPSRTFSSEEINIFEGKLDDNGLAKINSKLTVGENAPGMLNVQFLVRAFENGGDFSMDAFTKKYAPFSSFVGLKSPEGNRYGSFFTDENQNFAVISVDEKGKPTPNRALEIEVYQINWRWWWSSSDDNLSKYSSSSYHKSYQTIKVNTNAKGKGTFKLNIPERDNGRFLIRVIDKKSGHSTGRTAYFYRNWWRNSSSNDKDAAKMLVFSADKETYDVGETAKITFPSGSEGRALISIENGTKVLDIKWIKTTKGTTTAELVITKEMTPNVFVNISLFQPHKATENDLPIRLFGIIPILVEDASTKLEPQIKMPEELKPEKEFTVTVSEKNNKSMTYTLAIVEEGLLDLTRFKTPNAYDNFYAREALGVKTWDIFDDVIGAYSGSVDQVFAIGGDGNLAKGKNQKANRFKPVVKFLGPFQLEKGAEKSHKITLPNYIGSVRTMVVAGDVNMEAFGNAEKAVAVKKPLMVLATLPRKLSPKEKVTLPITIFAMDEKVKNVQIEVKTSNGIAVLGNKTQNINFEKPDEKMVYFQLDVLKANGINTVEIIATGNGEKSTYKVELDVVNPNPITSKVIDATIEGNQVQDIDFETFGIEGTNTAILELSTIPPINFSGRLAYLIQYPHGCVEQTTSSVFPQLFLTDLFDLNSDKSLEIQRNIENGITRLGNFQKANGGLSYWMGESYISDWGTTYAGHFMLEAEKKGFVLPLTFKSNFIKFQKEAVRNWRPQYNQNSRDLNQAYALYTLALAGSPDLSAMNRLREFKQISNEAKWRLAATYALVGQKEAADEIVQKADLNFAGYNYYNYGSVTRNRAMALETMLITNDKNAKDVSKIIAKELSSNTWMSTQTTAFSLLAIGKMVVKNGGKAMNLSFTNNGKSEVVKTTSSMVQRTLDIKKGSNKITFKNNEDNIVFVRIVNSGKLPLGDEIAESRGLNVSLNYKDLSGNKIDIKSLKQGQDFVAEITVSNPKNVEVKDIALTQIFPSGWEIVNTRFTDFGTTAKSEARYTDIRDDRVNFYFDLDRKRNTSETKTFTVLLNAAYLGKYYLPGIQVEAMYDNDYLVRTKGDWIEVVK
- a CDS encoding Dps family protein; protein product: MKTNIGISEKNRKEVSDILGKLLADEFVLYTKTLRAHWNLEGHDFHTKHVFFEEHYDAIKIFTDSVAERIRKIGHYSPGTLKEFLDLTNLSEKYDGDNTSHDYTVALLKDHDTIIQYIRENLSKVGEDCKDVGSEDFLTGLMQEHEEMAWMLRATVAK